The Kribbella sp. NBC_00662 nucleotide sequence CAGACCGCACAGCAGGATCTGCGGGATCATCACCGCCGGCATCATCTGCACGGCCTGGAACTCGGTCGCCGCGAACGCACTGGCGAACAACCCCAGCGCGGCACCGAGTACGCCGTCCAGTACCGCGACCACACCCAACTGCCAGGCATCGCCCTGGATGTTCAGATCCAAGAGATACAAGGCGATCGAGACGACCACGAGCGCCTGCACGACGGCGATCAGCGCGAACGCGAGCGCGTACCCGAGCAGGAAGTCGAGCTTCGCCATCGGCATCGTGAACAACCGCGACAACGTCCCGCTCGACCGCTCGCGCAGCGTCGCGACCGAGGTGACGACGAACATGATGATCGCCGGGAACACCGCCAGCAGCGGTCCGCCGATCCGGTCGAACGTCCCCGGCGAGTCGTGGAACATCCACCACATCAGGCTGACCAGCAAGGCCGGCAGCACGATCAGCATCGCCACCGTCCGGTGGTCCCGCCGCAACTGGGCGAGCACCCGAGCCGCAACCGCAAACGTCACCCGCGGAGTCATCGCGCACCAGCCTTCCGGTCGATCAGAGTAAGGAACGCCTGCTCGATGTCTTCGGTGCCGACCGAGTCGAGCAGCGCCCGAGGGGTGTCGTCGGCCAACAGGTCGCCGTCCCGCATCAGCAGCAGCCGATCGCAGCGAGAAGCCTCGTCCATCACATGACTCGAGACCAGCAGCGTCGCGCCGTCGTCGGCCAGCTTGTGGAACAACTCCCAGAGATCACGGCGCAGCACAGGGTCGAGGCCGACCGTTGGCTCGTCCAACACCAGGAGCTCGGGGCTGCCGAGTAGTGCGGCGGCCAAGGACGCCCGGGAGCGTTGACCGCCGGAGAGCCTGTCGACGCGGGAGTTGGCATGACTCGTCAGGTCGACCGCCTCGATCACCCGCTCCACGTCGGACGACGCGACGCCGAGCACCGCGGCGAAGAAGCGGAGGTTCTCCGCGACGGTCAGATCGCCGTACACGCTGGGCTCCTGGGTCACGTACCCGATCCGGCCGCGCAGTTTCGGCGCACCGGCCGGCAGTCCCAGCACCGACACATCACCGGTCACGCGAGCCTGCAGGCCGACGATCGCTCGGATCAGCGTCGTCTTGCCACAGCCGGACGGCCCGAGCAGCCCGGTCACCGTCCCGGCCCGGAGGTCGAACCCGACCCCGTGCAGCACCTCCCGGTCGCCGCGGACGACGACCACCTCACGGCAACTCACCGCGTTTTTCACCATGTGATGAATTTAGCGCGTACGACGACCCCTGGCAACAGCCTGTGATCCGTCAGATAACGGCGTACCCGGTCGAGTCACTCAACGCGCTCAACGCGGGATCGCCGTACGTCGAACGCAGCGCGGCGAACCGCCGCGCCTTGTCCGGTCCGAATCGCGCGACCTCCGCGGCGTACGTGTCGCCGGTCAGGAACACCGGCGGCGTGCGCTTGCTGTGGAACTTGTCCGCGTACAGGACCAGCTCCTCCTCCGGCGTCCGGGGCAGGTAGTCGTCGACCGGGATCGGCAGCGCCTGGCGCACGACGTCGTCCCGGGTGATCCCGACGCCGGTGTGGCAGGACGCGAACCGGCAGATCTCGACCGGGAAACCCAGCGACGCAAGCAATTCATGCCCGAGAACGCCGTGCCGGACATAAGCCGACGACTCGAGCCGATAGACCCCGATGTCGTGCAGCAGAGCGCCGGCCCGCACGAGATCGGTGTCGACATCGAGCCCGGCGAAGAACTGCTCCGCGATCGAGCAGACCAGTCGGCAATGCTCGAAGACGAGGTCGAAGGCGTCCGGCGACGGCGCGTACTCCCGGTGCAGCGCACGGATCTCGGCGTCGGTCGGGATCTGCATCAGCCGGTCAGATGCTGCTGGAGAACGGGTGCCAGCCGGTCGATCAGCGTCTCGACGTCGACGGACGCGACCGGCTCGAGCCCGACCAGATAGCGAACGACCGCGACCCCGACCAACTGAGTGGCGACGAGCGAGACCCGCAGCTGCGCGTCCGGTACGTCGAGCATCTGCGAGACCGGCTGGACGATCATCTGGGTGATGCCTTCCCGCATCATCCGGGCCACCTCGTCGCTGCTGACCACGCTGCGGAACAGCGCCTTCATCCGCTGCTGTCCGTCCGGCGACTCCCAGACGCCGAGGAACGCGGTCGCGATCCGCCGGCCGGTCTCCTCGCGCGGCCCGCCGACGATGTTCGCGGCGATCAGGCGGGGGTCGACCGGGATGGCCATCGCCTCGATGAACAGCTCTTCCTTGCTGTCGAAGTAGTGATGCACCAGTGCCGCGTCGACCTCGGCCTGCCGGGCGACCGCGCGGATCGAGGTGGCCGCGAATCCCTTGTCCGCAAAGGATTCCCGAGCTGCGTGCAGGATCTCTCCCCGGGTGTCCGGTCCACCGGGGCGGCGTCCCGGCGTACGGCGGGAAGCTGTCACGGCGTCAGCTCCGAGATCTCACCTTCCGGGGTGACGGCGAACGACGTACGGCGGGACGCGCTCCGGACGAAGTGCTTGCGGGTGAACTCCAGCGACTCGACCAGGTCGACCTCACGCTCGGAGCGGCTGGTCGCGCGACGGGTGTTGATCTCGATGATGATGTGCCCGCGGAAGTCCTGGTTGGCCAGCGCGCCGAGCAGATCCGCCGCCCGCTGGGTCCCGCGGCCCGGCACCAGGTGCTCGTCCTTCGCGGAGCCCGTCCCGTCGGTCAGGTGGACGTGGGTCAGGCTCTTGCCCATCGTCGCGGCCAGCTCGACGCAGTCCTGCTCGGCCGTCGACGCGTGCGACAGGTCGAGGGTGGTGTGCGCGTACGACTGCTCGGTCGGGTCCCAGCTCGGCGCGTAGGCCTGCAGGTCCCGGCCCGGTGCGCGCCACGGGTACATGTTCTCCACCGCGAGCGTCACGCCGGTCTCGGCCTCCAGCCGGGCGATCCCCTCGACGAAGCCACGCGCGTAGTCACGCTGCCAGCGGAACGGCGGGTGGACGACGACCACGTCCGCGCCGAGCTCCTTCGCGGCCTCGGCGCTGCGCTCGAGCTTGCTCCACGGGTCGGTCCCCCACACCCGCTGCATGATCAGCAGTGTCGGCGCGTGCAGCGCCAGCACGGGGAGCTGGTGGTAGTCGACGAGTCGCTGGATCGCGTCGATCTGGGTGCTGAGCGGATCGATCCCGATCATCACCTCGACGCCGTCGTACCCGAGGCGGGCGGCGAGCTCGAAGCCGCTCGCGGTCGACTCGGGGTAGACGGAGGCTGTGGACAGACCGATCTTCGCGGTTGTGCGGGGGTTCATTGGTTCACCGGGGTTGCAGCTGGTCGAGCCGGGACAAGATGACGCCCTCGCGGAGGGCCCACGGGCAGACCTCGAGCGCGGGCAGGTCGAAGAGATCCATCACGGCGTCCGCGACCAGCGCGCCGGCGACGAGCTGGGTCGAGCGGCCGGCCGACACCCCGGGCAGCGCGGCCCGATCGGCGGCCGTCATCTTGGTCAGCTTCGGGATCCAGTCGCTCAGGTCGTCGCGGTTCAGCGTGCGGGCGACATAGGGTCCGTCGGCGGACGGAGCCGCTCCGGCGATCCGGGCCAGGGAGCGGAACGTCTTGCTGGTGGCCACAGCACGCTGCGGCTTCCCGGCTCGCAGTACCGGACCTGCGACGGCCGCCATCTCCAGCCGGATCCGCCTGCGCAGCTCGCGGACCTGGTCCTTGTCCGGCGGATCCGCGGTCAGGGCCTCGCGGGTCAGCCGGCCCGCGCCGAGCTGGACCGATGCCGCCACGGTCGGCTGCTCGTCGGATCCGGCCGCGATCTCCAGCGACCCGCCGCCGATGTCGAACACAGCCAGGCGGCCGGACGACCAGCCGAACCAACGCCGTACGGCGAGGAACGTCAGCCGGGCCTCGTCCTCGCCGCTCAGCACCTCGAGGTCCACGCCGGTCTCGGACCGGACCCGGTCCAGCACCTTCTCGCCGTTCGGAGCCTCGCGCAGCGCGGACGTGGCGAACGCGAGCACCGACTCGCAGCCCTTGTCCTCGGCCAGCTCGACTGCTTCCTTGGTGAACGCGATCAGCCCGTCCGCTCCGGACTGGTCGATCTTCCCGTCCTTGTCGAGGTGCTCGGCCAGCCGCAGCTCGGTCTTGTGCGAGTACGCCGGGAGCGGCGCGGCACCGCGATGCGCGTCCACCACGAGCAGGTGGACGGTGTTTGATCCCACGTCGAGTACGCCGAGCCGCATTCCACCACGCTACTGGACGGACAGAGTAGCGGCGGGTCGGGAGTCGGGGTTCACGCTTGGGGCGTGAAGGCGCGTACGCTTTCTGAGTGCCTGAGGTTTCTCTCGATTTCCCCCGCGCCTGGGTCGAGTTCATCGACCCCGACGACTCCGACCAGGTGTTCCGCTGCGACCTGACCTGGCTGACGTCCAACTGGACCTGCATCTTCGGCGGTGGCTGCCAGGGGATCTACAAGGGCCGGCCGAACGACGGCTGTTGCACGCTCGGCGCGCACTTCTCCGACTCCGACGACGAGAAGCGGGTGAAGAAGTGGGTCAAAGAGCTCGGCAAGGAGGACTGGCAGTTCCGCAAGGAAGGCCGGGCCAACGGCTGGGTCGAGACAGACGACGAGGGCGAGCGCAAGACCCGGGTCTGGGACGGCGCCTGCATCTTCCTGAACCGTCCGGGCTTTCCCGGTGGCGCGGGCTGCGCGCTGCACGGGCTGGCGCTGAAGCGTGACATCCACTTCGTCGAGACCAAGCCGGATGTCTGCTGGCAGTTGCCGATCCGGCGGACCTTCCGCGAGGTCGAGCGGCCCGACGGCACGACGTACACCGAGGTCGGCATCGCTGAGTACGACCGTCGCGGCTGGGGCCCGGGCGGGCACGACCTCGACTGGTACTGCACCGGCAACACCGAGGCGCACATCGGCGTCGAGGCGGTCTTCGAGTCGAGCAAGGTCGAACTGCAGACGCTGATGGGCCCCAAGGCGTACGACGTACTCGCCGACCTGTGCCGCCAGCACCTGGAGGCAGCACGCCCGCTACTGCCCCACCCCGCGTCTAAGTAGTAGCGATCTTGCCGTTGTCGACGAGCCAGTCGATACCGGCCAGCGCCGCCTCGATGGCGGAGTAGCGCGGCCGGAAGCCGAGCAGGCGGGCCGCCTTGTCCATCGAGCAGTTCGGGCTGTGCTGGATGTGGTCCTTCGTGGCTCCCGCATCCCGCTCGGACACCGTCCGCTGCCACTCGTCCCAGGACGCGAAGGTCAGCCGGGCATCCTGACCGAACCGGCTCGCCACGCTCTCGGCGTACCCGCGCAGCGTCACCGCGTCGCTCGCGACCGCGTGGAAGCTCTCGCCGAGCGCGGTCGAACGGTTCGCGAGCGCGGCCAGGAAGACGCCCGCCACGTCGGCGGCGTGGACCGGGTTGAGCGTCTCCAGACCGAAGTTCGGCAGCAGGACACCGTCGCCCTGGGCAAGCTTGTCGAAGACGCCGAGATCGAAGTTGCCGGCCGGGTTGACCGGGGTCCATCCGGGACCGCAGATGTGACCGGGGTGGACGATCGTGACCGGCAGGCCGTCGCGGCGCGCTTTGCCGAGCAGGTACGCCTCGATCGCGGCCTTCTGTACGCCGTAGTCGCCGAACGGCCTGCGTGGCGTGTCCTCCCGGGTCGGGACGATCACGCTCGGGCCGTGCACCCAGATCGTGCCGCAGTGCAGGAGGTGCTGGATCTTTCCCTGCACCGCTTCGGCCAGCTGCCGCGCGCTGTCCTCGGTGAAGCAGATCAGGTCGATCACCACGTCCGGACCCAGCTCTGCGACCCGCTGCCCGAACGTCCCGGCAGCGTCCTCCGCCTCCCGGTCGACCTGGAGCAGCTCGACCTGCAGCCACGCTCCGTCCGACTGGTACGGCGTACGTTCGCCGCGACTGAGCACCGTGACCTGATGCCCCAGGCGGACCAACGCCGGGACCAGATAAGTGCCGATATGACCGGTGCCTCCGATGACGACCGTACGCATGCCGTACAGACTAACGACACACCCGGGGCGGCAACTGTCGGTGGGTGAGGACACAATGACTGGCATGCGTCTGGATCATCTGTCGTACGCGTGCGGGCCCGAGGGGTGTCGTGCGACCGTCGAGCGGTTGTCCACGCTGCTCGGAGCGGAGTTCGTCGACGGTGGGGTGCACCCGCGCTTCGGCACGGTCAACCACATCCTCCCGTTGGAGAACGACCGCTACATCGAGGTGGTCGACGTGCTGGACCACCCGGCTTCCGACAAGGCTCCGTTCGGGCAGGCGGTGCGGGCCCGCAAGGAGCTCGGCGGCGGCTGGCTGGGCTGGGTGGTTGCCGTCCGCGACATGGAGCGAATGGAGCAGCGCCTCGGCCGGCAGGCGGTTCCGGGCAACCGGCACCGGCCCGACGGGGTGAACCTGACCTGGCGGCAGATCGGCGTCAGGGGTCTGATGGCCGACCCGCAACTGCCGTTCTTCATCCACTGGGACGACCTCGACGAGCACCCGTCGGTCGGCGGCAAGGGCCTCAAGCTGACCGCGCTCGAGATCGCCGGCGACCCGGTCCGCGTCACCGACTGGATCGGCCACCCGGCCGACCACCTGCTGAACGACCTCGACGTCGCGTGGGTCGGGCCGAACGGTCAGCCCGGTCTCAACGCCGCTGTCTTCGACACCCCGAACGGCATCGTCCGGATCTAGTGGATGTTCTCGAGATCGGCGAGTGAGGTCTCGAGATGGCCGAGCAGGCGTTGCAGGTGCGGGACCGCACGACGGTCGCCGATCAGGCCGAAGTGCAGCTGGTGGTCGTAGCTGGTGACGCTGATGTTCAGCGCCTGGCCGTTGAGCACGATGCTCGCCGGATACATCCCGAGCAGCCGCGAGCGGTTCCAGTACAGCGGGCTCTCGGTAGGGCCTGGGACGTTCGAGATCACCACGTTGTACGGCGGCGTCGTACGGCCTGCGACGCCGGGGAGTACTGCGGCCGGTCCGGCCACGCCGAAGCCGAGGGCGCCGACGATCAGGTTCTGCAGCGGGCTGAGGTCGGACAGCACGCTCTTGCCGTGCGCGGTCGAGGCCATGATGCGGCGGATGCGGCGCTCGGGATCCGCTTGGTCGGTGGCGAGGTCCGCGATCAGCGTGGCGAGTGAGTTGCCACCGCCGGGTGCGCCGTCACGGTCACGCAACGAGACCGGCACCATGGCCGTCAACGCCTTGTCCGGCAGGGCGTTCAACTCGAGCAGATAGTTGCGCAAGGCCCCTGAGCACATCGCCAGCAGGACGTCGTTCAACGTCGCGCCGGTGATCGCCCGCACCTTCTCCAACCGCTCGATCCCCCAGGACTGAGCCGCGAACCGCCGCGCCCCACTCACCCCTTGATTGAAGATCGTCCTAGGCGCCTGAAACGGCATGGTCGACCGCACCAGCCCCTTTATGCCGGCCACCGGCAGACCGGCCAGACCGGCGAAGGTCTTCACCGCATCGACCGGCATCCGTGCGAGCGACGGCAGCCATCCTGCAGCAGGCTCGACCGGCTGGTGCGACTGCGGCAACGCGTAGGTGGCGGGCATGTCTGTTCTGGTGGGGTCTGTGGTGAGGGTGTCCTGCATCCAGCGGAGGGCGGTGACGCCGTCGATCAGGGAATGGTGGATCTTGCTGTAGATGGCGAAGCGGCGGCCTTCGACGCCCTCGATCAGATGCATCTCCCACAGCGGACGGTGACGGTCCAGGAGCGTGCCGTGCAGGCGGCTGGTGAGCTCGAACAGCTCGCGGAACCGCCCCGGGCGCGGCAGCGCCGACAACCGGACGTGGTACTCGAGGTCGATCTCGTCGTCCTGCTCCCAGGACCAGTAGCCGAGGTCGACCGGCCGGTTCCGCACCCGCCGCGCGAACAGCGGATTCACCTCGGGCGCCGCGACCATGTCGTGGTAGAGCCGCGACACGAAATCCCGCGAGCTCTCGGGAAAAACATGATCCCGCCCGGCCCCCTCCGGAAGCTCGAACAACATCAGCCCACCCACGTGCATCGGCTGCTCCCGGGTCTCCCCACCCAGGAACATCGCGTCCAGCGGCCCCACCCTGGTCACGGGGCCTCCCGGCCTGGACTGAGGAGCGCAGGGAGCGAAGCGACCGGAGCGACGAGGGAAGGCCGGGAGTTACAGCCCCGTGGCCCGCCGCGACGGAGCCGCGGCATCAACACAGTCATGCGTCCTCCGCTCCCCGACCCGGCCTCCTGACGTTTCATCGTTGCCAGATAAGGCCGGGTCGTCTACCCCTGCTAACAGGGCTAACGGAGATTTTGTTATCCCCTCAGCTATCGAGTGGGCGGTAGTTCACGCCGATCCGCTCGATCCGGGCCAGGTGCGGGCGGAGCCGGCCCAGGAACTCGTCGTACGAGACCTTCTCCGAGCCCCAGGCGCGCTCGGCGAACGCGGACAGCCGCGGTAGCAGCATGTAACCGACCTGCTCCGGACCCTCCATGTACTCGGTCCAGATCTGGCACTGGGTGCCGACGATCAGCGCCTGCTCCTCCGGCGACAGCGACTCCGGGATCACCTCGAAGTCGTACACCTTCTCCAGCGGGATGAAGTTGCCGATGGCAAGCGGTTCGGTGGCCGGGTCGCCCTGGTAGTAGTCGAAGTACACCGACTCGCAGGGCGCCATCACGGTCTCGTGGCCGGCCTTGACCGCGATCTCGCCGCGCTTGGCGCTCCGCCACGCCATGATCACGGCGGCGTCGGGGCAGTCGGTGTCGACCATCTCGTCCCAGCCGACCAGTCGCCGGCCCTGCTCGGCCAGTACCTCGGCGACCTGCGCGGTGAACCAGCCCTGCAGCTGACCGGGCTCGTCCAGCCCCAGCTCGGCCTGACGCTTCTGCGCGGCCTCCGACTCGCCCCACTGCACCGACGGGCACTCGTCGCCGCCGAGGTGCACATACGGCGAGGGGAAGATGTCCAGCACCTCACGCAGCACGGTCTTCACGAACTCGACCGTCGCGTCGTTGACGTTCAGCACGTCCTCGCTGATGCCCCAGTACTGGCGGACCGTCAACTGCTGGTCCGGGTGGTTCCCCAGCTCCGGGTACGCCGCGATCGCGGCCTGCATGTGCCCCGGCAGATCGATCTCCGGCACGACGGTGATCCCGCGCTCCGCGGCGTACGCGACGA carries:
- a CDS encoding ABC transporter permease, giving the protein MTPRVTFAVAARVLAQLRRDHRTVAMLIVLPALLVSLMWWMFHDSPGTFDRIGGPLLAVFPAIIMFVVTSVATLRERSSGTLSRLFTMPMAKLDFLLGYALAFALIAVVQALVVVSIALYLLDLNIQGDAWQLGVVAVLDGVLGAALGLFASAFAATEFQAVQMMPAVMIPQILLCGLLVPRDQLPTVLHAVSDVLPLSYAVDAVIGVANGNGLTTGTGSDALVVVAFVLAALGLGAATLKRRTA
- a CDS encoding ABC transporter ATP-binding protein, with product MVKNAVSCREVVVVRGDREVLHGVGFDLRAGTVTGLLGPSGCGKTTLIRAIVGLQARVTGDVSVLGLPAGAPKLRGRIGYVTQEPSVYGDLTVAENLRFFAAVLGVASSDVERVIEAVDLTSHANSRVDRLSGGQRSRASLAAALLGSPELLVLDEPTVGLDPVLRRDLWELFHKLADDGATLLVSSHVMDEASRCDRLLLMRDGDLLADDTPRALLDSVGTEDIEQAFLTLIDRKAGAR
- a CDS encoding HDIG domain-containing metalloprotein; this encodes MQIPTDAEIRALHREYAPSPDAFDLVFEHCRLVCSIAEQFFAGLDVDTDLVRAGALLHDIGVYRLESSAYVRHGVLGHELLASLGFPVEICRFASCHTGVGITRDDVVRQALPIPVDDYLPRTPEEELVLYADKFHSKRTPPVFLTGDTYAAEVARFGPDKARRFAALRSTYGDPALSALSDSTGYAVI
- a CDS encoding TetR family transcriptional regulator, whose protein sequence is MTASRRTPGRRPGGPDTRGEILHAARESFADKGFAATSIRAVARQAEVDAALVHHYFDSKEELFIEAMAIPVDPRLIAANIVGGPREETGRRIATAFLGVWESPDGQQRMKALFRSVVSSDEVARMMREGITQMIVQPVSQMLDVPDAQLRVSLVATQLVGVAVVRYLVGLEPVASVDVETLIDRLAPVLQQHLTG
- a CDS encoding sugar phosphate isomerase/epimerase family protein, translated to MNPRTTAKIGLSTASVYPESTASGFELAARLGYDGVEVMIGIDPLSTQIDAIQRLVDYHQLPVLALHAPTLLIMQRVWGTDPWSKLERSAEAAKELGADVVVVHPPFRWQRDYARGFVEGIARLEAETGVTLAVENMYPWRAPGRDLQAYAPSWDPTEQSYAHTTLDLSHASTAEQDCVELAATMGKSLTHVHLTDGTGSAKDEHLVPGRGTQRAADLLGALANQDFRGHIIIEINTRRATSRSEREVDLVESLEFTRKHFVRSASRRTSFAVTPEGEISELTP
- a CDS encoding Ppx/GppA family phosphatase encodes the protein MRLGVLDVGSNTVHLLVVDAHRGAAPLPAYSHKTELRLAEHLDKDGKIDQSGADGLIAFTKEAVELAEDKGCESVLAFATSALREAPNGEKVLDRVRSETGVDLEVLSGEDEARLTFLAVRRWFGWSSGRLAVFDIGGGSLEIAAGSDEQPTVAASVQLGAGRLTREALTADPPDKDQVRELRRRIRLEMAAVAGPVLRAGKPQRAVATSKTFRSLARIAGAAPSADGPYVARTLNRDDLSDWIPKLTKMTAADRAALPGVSAGRSTQLVAGALVADAVMDLFDLPALEVCPWALREGVILSRLDQLQPR
- a CDS encoding NAD-dependent epimerase/dehydratase family protein, with protein sequence MRTVVIGGTGHIGTYLVPALVRLGHQVTVLSRGERTPYQSDGAWLQVELLQVDREAEDAAGTFGQRVAELGPDVVIDLICFTEDSARQLAEAVQGKIQHLLHCGTIWVHGPSVIVPTREDTPRRPFGDYGVQKAAIEAYLLGKARRDGLPVTIVHPGHICGPGWTPVNPAGNFDLGVFDKLAQGDGVLLPNFGLETLNPVHAADVAGVFLAALANRSTALGESFHAVASDAVTLRGYAESVASRFGQDARLTFASWDEWQRTVSERDAGATKDHIQHSPNCSMDKAARLLGFRPRYSAIEAALAGIDWLVDNGKIATT
- a CDS encoding VOC family protein, producing MRLDHLSYACGPEGCRATVERLSTLLGAEFVDGGVHPRFGTVNHILPLENDRYIEVVDVLDHPASDKAPFGQAVRARKELGGGWLGWVVAVRDMERMEQRLGRQAVPGNRHRPDGVNLTWRQIGVRGLMADPQLPFFIHWDDLDEHPSVGGKGLKLTALEIAGDPVRVTDWIGHPADHLLNDLDVAWVGPNGQPGLNAAVFDTPNGIVRI
- a CDS encoding wax ester/triacylglycerol synthase family O-acyltransferase — its product is MTRVGPLDAMFLGGETREQPMHVGGLMLFELPEGAGRDHVFPESSRDFVSRLYHDMVAAPEVNPLFARRVRNRPVDLGYWSWEQDDEIDLEYHVRLSALPRPGRFRELFELTSRLHGTLLDRHRPLWEMHLIEGVEGRRFAIYSKIHHSLIDGVTALRWMQDTLTTDPTRTDMPATYALPQSHQPVEPAAGWLPSLARMPVDAVKTFAGLAGLPVAGIKGLVRSTMPFQAPRTIFNQGVSGARRFAAQSWGIERLEKVRAITGATLNDVLLAMCSGALRNYLLELNALPDKALTAMVPVSLRDRDGAPGGGNSLATLIADLATDQADPERRIRRIMASTAHGKSVLSDLSPLQNLIVGALGFGVAGPAAVLPGVAGRTTPPYNVVISNVPGPTESPLYWNRSRLLGMYPASIVLNGQALNISVTSYDHQLHFGLIGDRRAVPHLQRLLGHLETSLADLENIH
- a CDS encoding beta-N-acetylhexosaminidase, producing the protein MPDIAIVPAPRELTLDEGRWITADPLGEAVRDVVENLEPNEYRIDVSPDGARLTAGSEDALRHAETTYAQLIEAAEQTDEFGKVAVPLARIADAPRFAWRGMMLDVARHFMPKDFVLKIIDVLALHRLNVLHFHLTDDQGWRVEIEAYPRLTEVGAWRAETMVGKMTRGQKEFEYDGQRHGGFYTKDDLREIVAYAAERGITVVPEIDLPGHMQAAIAAYPELGNHPDQQLTVRQYWGISEDVLNVNDATVEFVKTVLREVLDIFPSPYVHLGGDECPSVQWGESEAAQKRQAELGLDEPGQLQGWFTAQVAEVLAEQGRRLVGWDEMVDTDCPDAAVIMAWRSAKRGEIAVKAGHETVMAPCESVYFDYYQGDPATEPLAIGNFIPLEKVYDFEVIPESLSPEEQALIVGTQCQIWTEYMEGPEQVGYMLLPRLSAFAERAWGSEKVSYDEFLGRLRPHLARIERIGVNYRPLDS